In Antedon mediterranea chromosome 10, ecAntMedi1.1, whole genome shotgun sequence, one genomic interval encodes:
- the LOC140060659 gene encoding uncharacterized protein: MGCLESKSTTDNVKLQIPSKTKKNFNGSVRSRHDFGVQTGTPFSKKRALCGKPGVNDDNDNYVDNPLLENDVVNGIAVATEISNNDDNQSEMMSLPLQNGNVAVLDQKETTEKAMPKERGIVSEEGGVSEGHTLEEVTISEVVNASGQQESPITLQQKWLVQDSWAYIEKDLLEYGMVFFARLLDENPTIRHLWSFGKMNYATEAELRADTSFQNHSRQVMEMIGRAIQGLDDLELLVPIISDLGQRHRMYGAKPEHFTAVHAALMYSYKKGLDEKVWTADVNEAWDAVIGTVAKIMSAELKDE, encoded by the exons ATGGGGTGTCTTGAAAGTAAATCGACAACAGACAACGTCAAGTTGCAGATTCCatcaaaaactaaaaaaaacttcaatggTTCCGTAAGATCACGACATGACTTTGGAGTGCAAACGGGGACTCCGTTTTCTAAAAAACGCGCACTATGTGGAAAACCAGGAgttaatgatgacaatgataattaTGTGGATAACCCTTTGTTAGAAAATGATGTAGTTAATGGTATTGCAGTTGCGACAGAAATATCCAATAATGATGACAATCAGTCGGAGATGATGTCACTGCCATTACAAAATGGAAACGTTGCAGTATTGGATCAGAAGGAAACAACAGAAAAAGCAATGCCAAAAGAAAGAGGAATAGTGTCAGAGGAAGGAGGAGTGTCAGAAGGTCACACTTTGGAGGAAGTCACAATTTCAGAGGTGGTGAATGCATCAGGTCAACAAGAGTCGCCGATTACATTGCAACAAAAATGGCTGGTTCAGGATTCGTGGGCGTACATTGAAAAAGATCTTCTTGAATATGGAATGGTATTCTTCGCCAG GCTTCTTGACGAGAACCCAACAATAAGACATTTGTGGTCTTTTGGTAAAATGAACTATGCAACAGAGGCTGAACTTCGAGCAGACACATCTTTTCAAAATCATTCTCGGCAGGTGATGGAAATGATCGGTAGAGCTATCCAGGGCCTAGATGACCTCGAGCTTCTTGTACCGATTATTTCGGACCTCGGTCAACGTCATCGGATGTATGGTGCTAAACCAGAACATTTTACG GCTGTGCACGCGGCACTCATGTACTCATACAAGAAAGGGTTAGATGAGAAAGTATGGACAGCGGACGTGAACGAGGCTTGGGACGCGGTCATTGGAACGGTTGCGAAGATCATGTCAGCCGAGTTAAAAGATGAATGA